One window from the genome of Andrena cerasifolii isolate SP2316 chromosome 3, iyAndCera1_principal, whole genome shotgun sequence encodes:
- the LOC143367224 gene encoding uncharacterized protein LOC143367224 — MFAAQEYYRMFWVYARNNGDTSAAAREFALEYPQIRTPSEDTYRRLVPRLFLTGSMMPRGSEVGRPAAARNLGTIESIIDAVEADPTVSMRDLSRRLNVSSTTVHRILRDRMLHPYKYVQVQHLHAGDYIQRVQYSRWLLGEMLRNPSFTKYILRADEALFDREGCFNSHNIHVWSDENLLALRPRAAQVRWSINLWTSIWATLSLGQHVLPDLMDDIPCEIRQNMNYQHDGTGPHYALNNKVYRQPVDTPEETVALIHAAVANITPQTLQNVQRQLILRAEACINNGGGHVEQFLN; from the exons ATGTTCGCGGCCCAAGAATATTAcaggatgttctgggtgtacgcccggaacaacggggataCAAGTGCTGCTGCACGAGAATTTGCACTGGAATATCCGCAGATCCGAACGCCAAGCGAGGATACATATCGCCGTTTAGTGCCGAGGTTATTCTTGACGGGGTCcatgatgccgcgaggcagcgAGGTGGGCAGACCCGCAGCGGCGCGAAATCTGGGCACCATCGAGAGCATCATCGACGCCGTTGAAGCCGACCCAACTGTCAGTatgcgcgacttgagccgccgcctaaa TGTCAGCAGCACGACGGTACACCGAATCCTCAGGGATcgcatgttgcatccgtacaaatatgtacaggtgcaacatttgcacgcCGGGGATTACATCCAGCGGGTTCAATATTCCaggtggctgttgggagaaatGCTAAGGAATCCGTCGTTCACCAAATACATTTTGCGGGCGGATGAAGCACTTTTCGACAGAGAAGgatgcttcaattcccacaatatTCATGTGTGGAGCGATGAAAATCTCCTAGCGCTTCGTCCACGTGCcgcacaagtccgttggtcgatcAACCTATGGACCAGCATTTGGGCGACTttatcgttgggcc aacatgttctgccggatcttaTGGACGATATTCCATGTGAGATCCGACAGAACATGAACTACCAGCATGACGGAACTGGGCCACATTACGCCTTGAAT aATAAGGTGTATCGTCAGCCGGTGGATACCCCTGAAGAAACAGTTGCGCTGATTCATGCAGCGGTGGCGAACATAACGCCGCAAACATTACAGAACGTCCAAAGGCAACTGATTCTCCGCGCTGAAGCATGCATCAACAATGGCGGTGGCCACGTGGAGCAGTTTTTGAATTGA